From Thermodesulfobacteriota bacterium, a single genomic window includes:
- a CDS encoding ABC transporter ATP-binding protein, which yields MNSRADAFREKQPERKRDLRLLARLYPFIRPQLLIIGGAVVIIILVTLLDLAAPLIIKTAIDRYIVPREAAETGPPDRYVRIALDTPRQREIVNAYRPLFTDIDQASALIHPDRLREMNPADIRVLRESDLTRTALAAGLILVIALALFFLNAAQVLVMEYAGQKTMHHLRLKVFTHIQDQSLEYFSRNPVGRLVTRATNDIQNMHEMFTSVITFVFNDLFLIFGIIVVMMMLSWQLALACLMVIPLVALAATYFATAAREPYRRMRVKIAEINARTSETIEGMSVLQLFSRTTDNYRRFQAINRDHYLAGIRQIHVFAVFMPVIDMLWAVSLAVIIYFGGRGVLSETMTIGVLAAFISYIKMFFRPLRDMAEKFNITQNAISSAERIFLVLDTDSRLPQPAPEAEAPGPAPDFRIHRVRLENVSFAYQPDEPVLTDISFSVERGQTVALVGPTGAGKTSIANLILRFYDVNQGRVLINDTDIRRIPSSVLRSRTGLVSQDPFLFTGTIRDNIAFGRTDISDRDLEAIIDMARCRSLVNGLEGGVNAPVTQKGSAFSSGQRQLLSIARALANDPDLIIFDEATSYIDLETDRMIRQALANLTRDRTAIIIAHRLSTVRDATVILVLYRGRIIESGAHEELMNRKGYYFQLYQLQQSGSSAPSY from the coding sequence ATGAATAGCCGGGCCGACGCCTTCCGGGAAAAGCAACCGGAACGGAAAAGGGATCTGCGGCTGCTGGCGCGGCTCTACCCCTTTATCCGGCCCCAGCTTCTCATCATTGGCGGCGCCGTGGTCATCATCATTCTGGTCACCCTGCTGGATCTGGCCGCGCCCCTGATCATCAAAACCGCCATTGACCGCTACATTGTTCCCCGGGAAGCGGCGGAAACCGGCCCACCGGACCGGTATGTGCGCATCGCCCTGGATACGCCGCGACAGAGGGAAATCGTCAACGCCTACCGCCCCCTGTTCACGGATATCGATCAGGCATCCGCCCTGATCCACCCGGATCGGCTGCGGGAGATGAACCCGGCGGATATCCGCGTGCTGCGGGAATCCGACCTGACCCGGACGGCCCTGGCCGCCGGCCTGATCCTGGTCATCGCCCTGGCGCTGTTTTTTCTCAACGCCGCCCAGGTCCTGGTCATGGAATACGCCGGGCAGAAAACCATGCACCACCTGCGCCTGAAGGTGTTTACCCATATTCAGGACCAGAGCCTGGAATATTTTTCCCGCAATCCCGTGGGACGGCTGGTGACCCGGGCCACCAACGACATTCAGAACATGCACGAAATGTTCACCTCGGTCATCACCTTCGTGTTCAACGATCTGTTTCTGATCTTCGGTATTATCGTGGTGATGATGATGCTCTCCTGGCAACTGGCCCTGGCCTGTTTGATGGTCATTCCGCTGGTGGCCCTGGCGGCGACCTACTTTGCCACCGCGGCCCGGGAACCGTACCGACGGATGCGGGTAAAAATCGCCGAGATCAACGCCAGGACATCGGAAACCATCGAAGGCATGAGCGTTCTTCAGCTTTTTTCCCGGACCACCGACAACTACCGGCGGTTTCAGGCCATCAACCGGGACCATTATCTGGCCGGGATCCGGCAGATTCATGTTTTTGCCGTTTTCATGCCGGTCATCGATATGCTCTGGGCCGTGTCCCTGGCTGTTATCATCTATTTCGGGGGGCGGGGGGTTCTTTCCGAGACCATGACCATCGGCGTGCTGGCGGCGTTCATCAGCTACATCAAAATGTTTTTCCGGCCCCTGCGGGACATGGCCGAAAAATTCAACATCACCCAGAACGCCATTTCATCGGCGGAGCGGATTTTCCTGGTGCTGGACACGGACAGCCGTCTGCCGCAGCCGGCACCGGAAGCGGAAGCGCCAGGGCCGGCGCCGGATTTTCGTATTCACCGGGTCCGTCTGGAGAATGTTTCGTTTGCCTACCAGCCGGACGAGCCGGTGTTAACCGATATCTCTTTTTCGGTGGAACGGGGGCAGACCGTGGCCCTTGTCGGGCCCACGGGCGCCGGGAAGACATCGATCGCCAATCTGATACTCCGGTTTTATGACGTCAACCAGGGCCGCGTTCTGATCAACGACACGGATATCCGGCGGATCCCTTCTTCGGTTCTGCGGAGCCGGACGGGCCTGGTATCCCAGGACCCGTTCCTGTTCACCGGCACCATCCGCGACAATATCGCTTTCGGGAGAACGGACATAAGCGACCGGGATCTGGAAGCGATCATCGACATGGCCCGCTGCCGGTCACTGGTCAATGGCCTGGAGGGGGGCGTCAATGCCCCGGTAACCCAGAAGGGAAGCGCTTTTTCCAGCGGTCAGCGGCAGTTGCTGTCCATCGCCCGGGCCCTGGCCAATGATCCCGACCTGATTATTTTTGATGAAGCCACTTCCTATATCGATCTGGAAACGGACCGGATGATCCGGCAGGCCCTGGCCAATCTGACCCGGGACCGGACCGCCATCATCATCGCCCACCGGCTGTCCACTGTCCGGGACGCCACCGTCATTCTGGTGCTTTATCGCGGCCGCATCATCGAGTCCGGCGCCCATGAGGAACTGATGAACAGAAAAGGATATTATTTTCAGCTGTATCAGCTGCAGCAATCCGGCTCATCGGCTCCCTCGTATTGA
- a CDS encoding alpha/beta hydrolase — protein sequence MPRNCRNLPRLLIAPALTIMMFLSGGCAAITNYYGLKDISVEELKATYANAESEFIPVNNMMVHVRDEGAGPVLVLLHGALSSLHTWDEWVPVLSQDYRVIRMDLPAFGLTGLPGDGSAAFSPDLVKDTVIKVLENRQVTSATFIGNSLGGYISWRLAVDRPDLVNRVVLIDAVSFPQQWTWIVKAPTWFPLRQLAPLITPRYTIAIGIYQAYGDDGRVAPGTIERYHRLLLREGNRDAMLEALDWVISTEKPFGSEPEAGIRDVRQPLMTMWGGKDTWIPYDPVGKQWQAAYPDATHAVYPDAGHVPMEEIPSRTLMDLLTFLQATDPEPASIRGSR from the coding sequence ATGCCGCGAAATTGCCGCAACCTGCCGCGCCTGCTGATTGCGCCCGCCCTGACGATAATGATGTTTCTGTCCGGCGGTTGCGCCGCTATCACGAATTATTACGGGCTCAAAGATATTTCCGTGGAGGAACTGAAGGCAACGTATGCCAATGCCGAATCGGAATTTATTCCCGTCAACAACATGATGGTTCATGTGCGCGACGAGGGCGCAGGCCCGGTGCTGGTGCTCCTTCACGGCGCCCTGTCTTCGCTCCATACCTGGGACGAGTGGGTACCCGTCCTGTCACAGGACTACCGGGTGATCCGCATGGACCTGCCGGCATTCGGCCTGACCGGCCTGCCCGGGGACGGCTCAGCGGCGTTCAGTCCGGATCTGGTTAAGGATACGGTCATCAAGGTACTGGAAAACCGGCAGGTCACGTCCGCCACGTTTATCGGCAATTCCCTGGGCGGCTATATCAGCTGGCGCCTGGCCGTGGATCGTCCTGACCTGGTGAACCGGGTGGTCCTCATTGACGCCGTATCGTTCCCGCAGCAATGGACGTGGATAGTCAAGGCGCCCACCTGGTTCCCCTTGCGGCAACTGGCCCCGTTGATTACGCCCCGTTACACGATCGCCATCGGCATTTACCAGGCTTACGGGGACGATGGCCGGGTGGCGCCGGGGACCATTGAACGCTATCACCGGCTGCTGCTGCGGGAGGGCAACCGGGACGCCATGCTTGAGGCGCTGGACTGGGTCATATCAACCGAAAAGCCCTTCGGTTCGGAACCGGAAGCCGGGATTCGTGATGTCCGGCAGCCGTTGATGACCATGTGGGGCGGAAAAGACACCTGGATTCCCTACGATCCAGTCGGCAAGCAGTGGCAGGCGGCCTATCCCGACGCGACCCACGCGGTCTACCCGGACGCGGGCCATGTCCCCATGGAGGAAATTCCGTCCCGGACGCTGATGGACCTGCTGACCTTTCTCCAGGCCACGGACCCGGAACCGGCGTCAATACGAGGGAGCCGATGA
- a CDS encoding nitroreductase family protein, whose translation MALTFRKSVCDLIRVRQSARTHTGDPIPPGVLAELTDDCARLKRGLAEEPARFTIIEKPFVKGAKVRLGNYGLQKNPRYFFAGAVKKSEMARQSYGYLMEQLVLKATELGLGTCWLGFFDRKFFEDFQTAPDELFPAACTVGHAADRRLFEKISRAAIRADQRKNPETLFFEGGFSVPLSLPAKDPYREALEMVRLAPSSGNSQPWRVVRDKDGSVYHFYLHKAKALYFRAGLHHIDLGIAMCHFELAAKELGLPGAWRYQEPVLASLPPDTFYTMSWIGA comes from the coding sequence ATGGCATTGACATTCCGGAAATCCGTTTGCGACCTGATCCGCGTGCGGCAATCCGCCAGAACGCACACCGGTGACCCCATTCCGCCCGGTGTGCTGGCCGAGCTCACTGATGACTGCGCCCGTCTGAAGCGGGGTCTTGCGGAAGAACCGGCCCGTTTTACCATCATTGAAAAGCCCTTTGTCAAAGGAGCCAAAGTCCGGCTGGGCAACTATGGCCTGCAGAAGAATCCCCGCTATTTTTTTGCCGGCGCCGTAAAAAAATCGGAAATGGCCCGCCAGAGTTACGGCTATCTGATGGAACAACTGGTCCTCAAGGCCACCGAGCTCGGGCTGGGGACCTGCTGGCTCGGATTCTTCGACCGCAAATTCTTTGAAGATTTTCAGACGGCCCCCGACGAACTGTTCCCGGCCGCCTGCACCGTTGGCCATGCCGCGGACCGGCGGCTGTTTGAGAAAATCAGCCGGGCGGCCATCCGGGCGGACCAGCGGAAAAACCCGGAGACGCTTTTTTTCGAGGGGGGGTTCAGCGTTCCCTTGTCACTGCCCGCGAAAGACCCTTACCGGGAAGCCCTGGAAATGGTCCGGCTGGCGCCCTCCTCCGGCAACTCCCAGCCCTGGCGGGTGGTCAGGGACAAGGACGGATCCGTCTATCATTTTTACCTGCACAAGGCCAAGGCCCTCTATTTCCGGGCGGGCCTGCATCATATCGACCTGGGAATCGCCATGTGCCATTTTGAACTGGCGGCAAAAGAGCTGGGTCTGCCCGGCGCCTGGCGATATCAGGAGCCGGTCCTGGCCAGCCTGCCGCCGGACACATTCTATACCATGAGCTGGATCGGCGCCTGA
- a CDS encoding ComEC/Rec2 family competence protein: protein MDAWRTTVSSFLFSRDAYQRPVIPLLLVFAAGILCGEWIYLPPPLAVLLIGICLFGTAWSILRARAAAVVPLLLFFFLGWFCITGFSFPTFPDHHVSRFAGETSWDITGAILEEPVAGPERRHFVLQVHCLDSGRRQIPVVGRLRVTVFGAGGPELPCGALIRFRSRIRGVDNFKNPGGFDYKRFLSFQKIFDLAYTDGDKVEVLSSGRFSGLWPLVEMIRGKIAGEIEKSGAGPPVAILKALVIGRQTDISPDLREAFSRAGVAHLLAISGMQVAVVAGLVFFLLARGLAFIPALTWRGWVRKVAAAGTLPCVVAYGLLAGLSPSTQRATVMAVVFLAAILAGRRHQLMNTLALAALAILAAYPPALYSISFQLSFASVFFIVAGMNTMKDRLTVLPNKWVRRGTGFVLVSFLAIIGTTPLTAYHFNQVSWVGLLANCVMIPLVELVAVPLGLGGAALCGLAPDLSQMIFKAGGLLLRLGCFFTEKVASLPGAAFHTVTPSPFEIGCYYALVGAAGILLRQKPVPSAGPGQEETAPKKSMTRAALALTVIAAAGLIADIGWWINRRFLHDELRITVLDVGQGNAALAELPGGKCLLIDGGGFTGRSVFDTGKMIIAPFLWRHKIGTVDTLILTHPDTDHLSGLIYIADHFHVRTVWSGGEPADTDHYRQFMEIIREKGIEKFDLTRTGKARVINGVCFEFLYPPDDFMRRRQTQPWRNTNNNSLVTRISRGRISFLFPGDLMEEGERELTALAGGRLASTVLMAPHHGSKTSGTAFFLSRVNPEIVVISTGRQNRFGYPSADALKRYIATGADIYRTDLQGAVTMTTGGTDLAIATACGRPPDFFRSSLFITR from the coding sequence ATGGATGCCTGGCGAACGACTGTTTCTTCCTTTTTATTCAGCCGGGATGCGTATCAGCGACCCGTCATTCCCCTTTTACTGGTTTTCGCCGCCGGAATCCTGTGCGGGGAATGGATTTATTTGCCGCCACCGCTGGCAGTCCTTCTGATCGGCATCTGCCTGTTCGGAACGGCGTGGTCCATCCTCCGGGCGCGGGCGGCCGCGGTGGTTCCGCTTCTTCTTTTCTTCTTTCTGGGCTGGTTCTGTATCACCGGTTTCTCTTTTCCGACATTCCCGGATCATCATGTCAGCCGCTTTGCCGGGGAAACGTCCTGGGACATTACCGGCGCCATCCTGGAAGAGCCGGTGGCCGGACCGGAACGGCGCCATTTCGTATTGCAGGTCCACTGCCTTGACAGCGGCCGGAGACAAATCCCGGTCGTCGGCCGCCTGCGGGTTACCGTCTTTGGCGCCGGCGGTCCGGAACTTCCCTGCGGTGCGCTCATCCGCTTTCGAAGCCGCATTCGTGGAGTCGACAACTTCAAGAATCCCGGCGGCTTTGATTATAAGCGGTTTCTGTCTTTCCAGAAAATTTTCGATCTGGCCTACACCGACGGCGACAAGGTCGAGGTTCTCTCCTCCGGCCGTTTCTCCGGCTTATGGCCGTTGGTCGAGATGATCCGCGGAAAAATCGCGGGGGAAATCGAGAAAAGCGGCGCCGGTCCACCGGTAGCGATATTAAAAGCCCTGGTTATCGGCCGCCAGACGGATATCTCCCCGGACCTGCGGGAAGCGTTCAGCCGGGCCGGGGTGGCCCATCTGCTGGCCATATCCGGGATGCAGGTGGCGGTGGTGGCCGGTCTTGTCTTTTTTCTCCTGGCCAGAGGGCTTGCCTTCATTCCCGCTCTGACCTGGCGAGGATGGGTCAGAAAAGTCGCGGCCGCCGGCACGCTGCCGTGCGTAGTCGCCTATGGATTGCTGGCCGGCCTGTCCCCTTCCACCCAGCGGGCGACGGTCATGGCGGTCGTCTTTCTGGCGGCCATCCTGGCGGGCAGGCGGCATCAGCTCATGAACACCCTGGCGCTGGCGGCCCTGGCCATTCTGGCCGCGTATCCGCCGGCCCTCTATTCCATTTCCTTTCAGCTCTCATTTGCCTCGGTGTTTTTTATCGTGGCCGGCATGAATACCATGAAAGACCGGCTCACCGTCCTGCCGAACAAATGGGTCAGGAGAGGAACGGGGTTCGTGCTGGTTTCATTCCTGGCCATTATCGGTACCACGCCCCTGACCGCTTACCATTTCAATCAGGTGTCCTGGGTCGGCCTGCTGGCCAATTGCGTCATGATCCCCCTGGTGGAACTCGTGGCCGTGCCGCTGGGTCTGGGCGGGGCGGCCCTGTGCGGTCTGGCCCCGGATCTTTCCCAGATGATCTTCAAGGCCGGCGGCCTGCTTCTCCGCCTGGGGTGCTTCTTCACGGAAAAGGTCGCCTCCCTGCCGGGCGCTGCTTTTCACACGGTGACACCGAGTCCTTTTGAAATCGGTTGTTATTACGCCCTGGTCGGCGCGGCGGGAATCCTGTTGAGACAGAAACCGGTCCCTTCCGCCGGGCCGGGTCAGGAGGAAACGGCCCCCAAAAAATCGATGACCAGAGCCGCGTTGGCGCTGACCGTCATCGCCGCCGCCGGCCTGATCGCGGACATCGGCTGGTGGATCAACCGGCGCTTTCTCCATGACGAACTGCGGATAACGGTCCTGGACGTGGGGCAGGGCAACGCCGCCCTGGCGGAACTTCCCGGCGGTAAATGCCTGCTGATCGACGGCGGCGGTTTTACCGGCCGTTCCGTTTTTGACACCGGTAAAATGATCATAGCGCCATTTCTATGGCGCCACAAAATCGGGACCGTGGATACGCTGATCCTGACCCATCCGGACACGGATCATCTGTCCGGCCTGATTTATATCGCCGACCATTTTCATGTCCGGACGGTATGGTCCGGCGGTGAACCGGCGGATACGGACCATTACCGCCAGTTTATGGAAATCATCCGGGAAAAAGGGATTGAAAAGTTCGACCTGACCCGGACGGGAAAAGCCCGCGTCATCAACGGCGTTTGTTTTGAATTCCTGTATCCGCCCGATGACTTCATGCGCCGCAGGCAAACCCAGCCCTGGCGGAATACCAATAACAACAGCCTGGTGACGCGGATCAGCCGGGGACGGATTTCTTTTCTCTTTCCCGGCGACCTGATGGAAGAAGGCGAACGGGAACTGACGGCCCTGGCCGGGGGCCGCCTGGCCAGCACGGTACTGATGGCGCCCCACCACGGCAGCAAAACATCCGGCACGGCCTTCTTTCTTTCCCGCGTAAATCCGGAAATCGTTGTTATTTCCACCGGGCGGCAGAATCGTTTCGGATACCCTTCCGCGGACGCCCTGAAGCGGTATATAGCGACCGGAGCGGATATTTACCGCACCGATCTTCAGGGCGCCGTGACGATGACAACCGGCGGGACCGATCTGGCCATAGCCACTGCCTGCGGGCGTCCGCCGGATTTTTTTCGATCATCGTTGTTTATCACCCGATAA
- a CDS encoding tetratricopeptide repeat protein, which produces MAKNRILFVCLLLVVLLAVWTLPGLARDARDKGQSQFTLGVFAFENGDYQAAENHFQQALSADGGNPYYNYYMGKVCLQKEDYSRAAVYLEKAAQAGKGLPDLAYNWAYVNYKLNDYAAAGKLFEALTVSEPGNVLAQYYAGLSLYKQEKYQPALTHLNRAAGLETPVRYNADYHAGLCDIKLGDLASARERLTRVQQNAGESELRQSAAALLEKIPQMEREARRYSLTAKLGWEYDDNIALEPIDENDLYADEGDHFFSGYVFGTYDLIKTDTLVMGAGYGQYCTLHDDLDEYDLTASLFDLYARYRLQDYTFAISYNPDYYWLDSESYLCRNEITTTISREFDRFLTEFSYNHQRDNNMYDSDQDGYANEIFFRCQYALPEERGALRAGVGYEVKSADSDDYDYDTVSTELVATFRTWWKVYLGLCGECEVQQYDHANSVYGKKRDDTKYTGNVLLSRNIINEMIAAHIGYEYTKNNSNIDDVTRYNESFEYESNAVKVFCTFQL; this is translated from the coding sequence ATGGCTAAAAATCGAATTCTTTTCGTCTGTCTGCTGCTGGTTGTGCTGCTGGCGGTATGGACACTGCCCGGGCTGGCCCGGGATGCCCGGGACAAGGGGCAGAGCCAGTTTACGCTGGGCGTTTTCGCCTTTGAGAACGGGGACTATCAGGCCGCGGAAAATCATTTCCAGCAGGCCCTTTCCGCTGACGGCGGTAATCCATACTACAATTATTATATGGGAAAGGTGTGCCTGCAGAAAGAAGACTATTCCCGGGCCGCCGTCTATCTGGAAAAGGCCGCCCAGGCGGGCAAGGGGCTGCCCGATCTGGCCTATAACTGGGCCTATGTCAATTACAAGCTGAATGATTATGCCGCCGCCGGAAAACTGTTTGAGGCCCTGACCGTATCCGAACCCGGCAACGTTTTGGCCCAATATTATGCCGGCCTGTCCCTCTATAAACAGGAGAAATACCAGCCGGCCCTGACGCATTTGAACCGGGCCGCCGGCCTGGAAACTCCCGTCCGTTATAATGCCGACTATCACGCCGGCCTCTGCGATATCAAGCTCGGTGATCTGGCCTCGGCCAGGGAGCGGCTGACCCGGGTTCAGCAGAATGCCGGGGAGAGTGAGTTGCGGCAGTCCGCCGCCGCTCTTCTGGAAAAAATTCCCCAGATGGAGCGGGAAGCGCGTCGGTATTCCCTGACGGCCAAACTGGGCTGGGAATATGACGACAATATCGCCCTGGAACCGATTGATGAGAATGATCTTTATGCGGATGAAGGCGATCATTTTTTCAGCGGCTATGTCTTCGGCACCTATGACCTCATCAAGACCGATACGCTGGTCATGGGGGCGGGATATGGCCAATACTGCACCCTTCACGACGATCTGGATGAATACGATTTAACCGCCAGTCTGTTTGATCTTTATGCCCGGTACCGGCTGCAAGATTACACCTTTGCCATTTCCTACAACCCCGATTACTACTGGCTGGATTCGGAAAGCTATCTGTGCCGGAACGAGATCACCACCACCATCAGCCGTGAATTCGACCGTTTTCTGACGGAATTTTCCTATAACCATCAGCGGGATAACAACATGTACGATTCCGATCAGGACGGTTATGCCAACGAAATATTTTTCAGGTGCCAGTACGCCCTGCCGGAGGAACGGGGAGCGCTTCGGGCCGGAGTCGGCTACGAAGTCAAATCCGCCGACAGTGACGACTACGACTATGATACCGTCTCCACCGAACTGGTGGCCACGTTCAGGACATGGTGGAAGGTTTACCTCGGCCTGTGCGGAGAATGCGAAGTCCAGCAGTATGACCATGCCAACTCTGTTTACGGCAAAAAACGGGATGATACCAAATATACCGGCAATGTTCTGCTGTCCCGGAATATCATCAACGAGATGATCGCGGCTCATATCGGCTACGAATACACGAAAAACAATTCGAACATAGACGACGTTACCCGGTATAATGAAAGCTTCGAATACGAAAGCAACGCCGTCAAAGTTTTCTGCACATTCCAACTCTAA
- a CDS encoding FecR family protein — protein sequence MTAFKNNKYAFVFLPVLLAFMAVILVSDVRRASAAQDSVIPENLTIEQTYRPGPGQSVGVARQARGKVVVQHEKEDHGYAVSNGMNLYNGDTLYTAHDGHLELAFNDGSNLVLAADTKLAIDKSIFDPDSKSRLSFLNMAAGKARFMVKKMSDYHHSQFNVKTESSVVGVRGSDFILEISQQGKKTVITALGNTVLEILDPAHPLEEPVLVTSFQQLVTVLGEIMGRPVDISEEEIMKLLKKLDLLSSGGGEGGGQGGEEGGYVPDGGSMEYLTGGDIDQSQFRPGPRKPFPDAIEDAGPDEAGDDPDREMRPRPPVPQLPDVPSHP from the coding sequence ATGACAGCTTTTAAAAATAATAAATATGCGTTCGTTTTTTTGCCGGTCCTGCTGGCGTTTATGGCCGTCATTCTGGTCAGTGACGTCAGGCGCGCTTCGGCCGCCCAGGACAGCGTCATCCCGGAAAATCTAACCATTGAGCAGACCTATCGGCCGGGCCCCGGACAGAGCGTGGGGGTCGCCAGGCAGGCCCGTGGCAAAGTGGTGGTTCAGCATGAAAAGGAAGACCACGGCTACGCGGTCAGCAATGGAATGAACCTGTATAATGGGGACACCCTTTATACCGCCCATGACGGGCACCTTGAGCTGGCCTTCAATGACGGCAGCAACCTGGTCCTGGCTGCCGACACCAAGCTGGCCATCGATAAAAGCATTTTCGATCCTGATTCCAAGAGCCGGCTCTCTTTTCTCAATATGGCGGCCGGGAAAGCCCGTTTCATGGTCAAGAAAATGTCCGACTACCATCATTCCCAGTTCAACGTCAAAACCGAGTCGTCCGTGGTGGGCGTCCGCGGGTCGGACTTTATCCTGGAAATCAGCCAGCAGGGCAAGAAGACGGTGATTACGGCCCTGGGCAACACGGTTCTGGAAATACTCGACCCGGCTCACCCCCTGGAGGAACCGGTCCTGGTCACCTCATTCCAGCAACTGGTGACCGTGCTGGGAGAAATCATGGGCAGGCCGGTGGATATTTCCGAGGAAGAAATCATGAAGCTCCTAAAGAAGCTGGACCTGTTGTCTTCAGGCGGTGGAGAGGGCGGCGGCCAGGGCGGTGAGGAAGGCGGTTATGTCCCGGACGGCGGCAGCATGGAATACCTGACGGGCGGAGATATTGACCAGTCGCAATTCAGGCCCGGACCCCGCAAGCCCTTTCCGGATGCCATTGAAGACGCCGGACCGGACGAAGCCGGTGATGATCCGGACCGGGAGATGAGGCCCCGCCCGCCGGTTCCCCAACTGCCGGATGTGCCGTCCCATCCGTAA